A single window of Etheostoma cragini isolate CJK2018 unplaced genomic scaffold, CSU_Ecrag_1.0 ScbMSFa_2220, whole genome shotgun sequence DNA harbors:
- the LOC117940325 gene encoding LOW QUALITY PROTEIN: autophagy-related protein 16-like (The sequence of the model RefSeq protein was modified relative to this genomic sequence to represent the inferred CDS: substituted 2 bases at 2 genomic stop codons), whose protein sequence is MAERQVDFTWKRHISEQLKLRDRVQRQAFEEIIHQYNRLLEKSDLQAVLSERYQTDKYEVQRGPETRFFLQLAQSVIELNNQIQMKDKEIQSNEAKMVEYQQQMTSLEVDCRELRNFLQDLEKANQTLKDEYDALQITFSALEEKLRKTTEDNQELVSRWMAEKAQEANKLNAENEKDSRXTPPRPTAPLYNNPXFIAFWLISAASSRLRVCSVDDDIEVLAEEGGKGGGETSPSRAVRTPSKKTSQPPPAGLLDSISNIFGVSECVDPGLVSAPCRRRPGNAFSTSPENTEAPSGVCAEVRVPSTALHVFDAHDGEVNAVRFSPSSRLLATGGMDRRVKLWEVVAGRCEPKGALTGSNAGITSIEFDSAGSYLLAASNDFASRIWTVDDYRLRHTLTGHSGKVLSARFLLDNARIVSGSYDRTLKLWDLRSKVCMKTVLTLGVLHMLSVTLGVLDGSRHAQCD, encoded by the exons ATGGCCGAGCGACAGGTGGACTTTACCTGGAAGAGACACATCTCGGAGCAGCTGAAGCTCAGAGATCGAGTTCAGAGACAGGCCTTCGAGGAGATCATCCACCAGT acaaCCGTCTGCTGGAGAAGTCTGACCTGCAGGCTGTCCTATCGGAGAGATACCAAACGGACAAGTATGAGGTCCAGAGGGGCCCCGAGACCAG gtttttcctgcagctCGCTCAGAGTGTGATCGAACTGAACAACCAGATTCAGATGAAGGACAAAGAGATCCAGAGCAATGAGGCCAA gatggTGGAGTACCAGCAGCAGATGACCAGTCTGGAGGTAGACTGTCGGGAGCTGAGGAACTTCCTGCAG gACCTGGAGAAAGCCAATCAGACGCTGAAGGACGAGTATGACGCGCTGCAGATCACCTTCTCCGCTCTTGAGGAGAAGCTGCGGAAAACGACCGAGGACAACCAGGAGCTGGTGTCCCGCTGGATGGCCGAGAAGGCTCAGGAGGCCAACAAGCTGAACGCGGAGAACGAGAAGGACAGCAGGTAGACCCCCCCACGGCCAACAGCCCCCCTTTATAATaatccataattcatcgcgttttggctcatttctgccgctagctcgcggctccgtgtctgctctgt AGACGACGACATTGAGGTTTTGGCggaggaaggaggaaaaggaggcgGAGAAACGTCACCCAGCAGAGCAGTCAGGACTCcaag taAGAAGACCTCTCAGCCTCCTCCGGCCGGTCTGCTGGACTCCATCTCCAACATATTCGG agtGTCTGAGTGTGTTGATCCTGGACTGGTCTCAGCTCCCTGCAG GCGTCGCCCTGGAAACGCTTTCAGCACATCGCCTGAGAACACTGAAGCTCCTTCGGGAGTGTGTGCCGAGGTCCGAGTCCCGTCCACGGCTCTGCACGTCTTT GATGCCCATGACGGCGAGGTGAACGCCGTGCGGTTCAGCCCCAGCTCTCGTCTCCTAGCAACAGGAGGGATGGACCGGCGGGTGAAGCTGTGGGAGGTGGTTGCCG GTCGCTGCGAGCCGAAAGGCGCTCTGACCGGCAGCAACGCTGGAATCACCAGCATCGAGTTCGACAGCGCT GGTTCGTACCTGCTGGCGGCCTCCAATGACTTTGCCAGTCGGATCTGGACCGTAGACGACTACAGACTGAGG catacGTTGACAGGTCACAGTGGGAAGGTGCTGTCTGCTCGCTTCCTATTGGACAACGCTCGAATCGTCTCCGGCAGCTACGACCGAACGCTCAAACTCTGGGACCTGCGCAGCAAAGTCT GTATGaagacggt